CTCCCGCGGCGGCGAGGACCGCGAGCCCGCCGACCCAGATGTCGGCGGCGAGGATGTGTGCGAGCTTGAGTTCGCGGTTCGCGATCTTGTCGAGGCTCGTGGACGCAAGGGTGATGCTCGGCATCGCGGCAGCGAGGATCGATGTGACGAATCCGGCCGACGCAAGGCGGGGAGTCGGCGTGGCCGCGAGATTCCAGATGACGGTCGCGAGGGTGATGAACAGCAGGAACTGGATGGTCCCCATGACACCGCCGGACATCCAGGTGCCGTCGTCTTTGGGCAGCGTCAGGTAGTCGGCCGCGTGGGTGAACGATGCGGCTTGTGCCCACGTCACGTCGAGGTCGGACTTCGTCACACGCGCCACGTACTGGAAGAAGCCGCCGAGTAGTACCAGAACCGCGACCGGGCGCGCGAGTGACGCTAGAGCGGCTTCGGTGCGGCCGTCGCGGGCGCGGGTCGGGAGCAGGTACGCCAATGCGAGGCACAGTCCCGTCGCGAACGACAGTGCGGTGAAGTATCCGATGGTGGTCATGATCTGCCATGCCGGCTTTGATGCGGGCGCCGCGGCGGCGAGCGAGGTTAGGCTATCCATAAGAGCTAGAACTCTAAGTGTTTCCTGAGAACAAACGCAAGGGGTGGTGCGCGAGCAGGCTGTGAATGACGTGGGCCACAATGGTTCCCATGGGTTCGAACATCGGGCGTGTGCGGCAGAACGAGATCTATCGAGCGGGCATCCACG
This genomic window from Gordonia sp. PDNC005 contains:
- a CDS encoding CopD family protein produces the protein MDSLTSLAAAAPASKPAWQIMTTIGYFTALSFATGLCLALAYLLPTRARDGRTEAALASLARPVAVLVLLGGFFQYVARVTKSDLDVTWAQAASFTHAADYLTLPKDDGTWMSGGVMGTIQFLLFITLATVIWNLAATPTPRLASAGFVTSILAAAMPSITLASTSLDKIANRELKLAHILAADIWVGGLAVLAAAGVVAARRRADGDGTAEEAGAWEQMWSRFSTWAMGAVIAITVSGVWLTWVHLGSFSQFVTTPYGRFLLIKLILVAFMIGAGTYNALVLIPRIRRARVGGDERTYVQIALGEFPRVVIAEALAAFAILVIVPFLSGSARTMDGQADAGPFDWGTFGLGFALIALAVAGCTATIRSLERRDASVADEEEVEVLVTHE